The genomic window TGTGAAAGGACAGACAGGAGTGAAgatgtatttaaagggatagttcacccaaaaatgaaaattctctcatcatttactgaccctcaagttgttccaaacccgtatgaatttctttcttctgctgaacacaaaagaagatatttttatggGTAACCTAACAATTGATgtgccccattgacttccaaaaaaaaaaaaaaatactatggaagacaatggggtccatcaactgtttggttaccaacatttttcaaaataccttcttttgtgttcagcagaagaaagaaattcatatacaggtttggaacaacttgagggtgagtaaatgatgacagaatttccatttttggatgaactatctctttaataaACACTTTCTGTTGTGTCCAGAACATTGACTGTGTAGTCAAGGCCTAATGAACAATGCAGTCGCCTCTTGTTTGGACAGCAAGTTTCCCACAAGaatgaaaacattaaacactgtGTAGATTTGTATGTGTCCATTTTTTTCTGGTGGTATGTGGATTATGTTTAGACTAAACCTAAATCTCAGATATTTAATCAACATAATATATCTTTTGCGACTGTATGAATTCTTTAAAGAGTCAGATATGAAACCCTAAGTCCTTCTTATTTGTTAAAACACCCGATAAATGTGCCCCTAGTAAAAATTATGTGGGTGTTTCTTTAACTATTTATGTCCCAGAagttgatttttattaaaacagatTTTTCTTATGGGAAAGTCTAGGAAATAATTTACCATGCCTTTATCATGACGTGACTGGTCATTtctttgtccaaaggcctttataataataaaaaacaaagatatgacatccaaagtatgtaaggtagatAAAACTAGAccacttttattgaatccaaaaggttttaattatattttgctacatataaaggtattttaaagagttTGAAGTGTCAAacagtcatttggtttaaccgtccaaaggccaatacagccatttaatttgtgattaaaatatcttaaaatgtaataaatgtatatatttttattctggcatgatttcaTCATATATTAACAGAGtgcaaaattatattaaaattatgtgtagaagtcattgctttctTATGAGAAagatttcattgatgtcattcggtgtaaccaatagagtgccccaggtatgacgcgtttttgtaggccaacccggaagttagcagcgcacgggttccctcgactgaaagcctattcatttttcccatagacttttggaaaatcgcagaaaataagctctgtgtttaacaaagggttatgacacttacacgttttgtctatcaagataatctttacaagttaacacaacatttatagattttgaagcctaaataaagtcgtcagatataaaaggctaacagtaggctataaacggactacagcacaccatggtcgcggatcaacgtcgtcaccaccaagcgtcctcaaactttatttagaaaacaactctatttaaaaacatgctcactgattatgatctgcgctgtgtatgaatacttatccactttttcatgagaaatgctgtccaaatgtcctgtttgtcatgatgacgtctaaagtccccgccaaaggaagtagtcccttttagcaatttgttagcaaccgccgaatttaagacacagtaaaagtttaaaaaatcacaagtgggttataactggtgtgttttgtcatagatcaaaacgtgaaagtatttagaggctttgtttaccacagaccttatttcaggcgatttagcaaaaacccattcaaaaaacccatagacttgacggcgttggaaccggaagtcctaaaatgctaactcgcttccgggttttgcctacaaaaacgcgtcatccctggggcactctatataAAGGgtccattttggatcaagtcatgcagtcagtatcatgtgacaggacgTGACATCATttagacacctgcaaaggaccagaTGGTTGTGAAGCAAACTAACTCTCTCGTAACTATTCAAAAAATTCATATTTTCACTTGCTcgtacgcatgtcccgaaacatcaggtcattcggtacaatcgctataaaacatggaaaactaaatataaactgtttgtccttttgctagctagcaagctaactagctaactagctagatatcagcctgttagctgTAAgagtcattcggtaaaaccaaaattttggttaaaccgaatgacttatTTGTCCAACTTGTAAAAattgacaaaagcagtgttaattgattttaaaaaacacataatctcattgttaatacttaataaaactttaaaattatatcttgattatgttttttttacacttttaataaCCCATATATGATATAAGATACAGCATATGAAGGAAAATcaacataaatataatttatccagacaatctgtcattttgtaaaattacacaaaaagtgtaaaattattattttaagttacataaatgctgtaaataatgaaataagCTGTAGAAAGACAAATGAGTCTGTCAGTTTATTccaaaaaatgttcaaaatgtcaTTTCCACAGCAACAGCATATTATCAAACACAATACAGAATTCGagatgtggtggaaatgacatttGTTTGTTCCTAATAATAATAGAATTTTCCTGTAATGCATGCATGTTGACATTGCAAGTTGACAAATTAAAAGTGGACAAAGTTGAAGAAACAGCCATTAGTGTGCAGTGTATTTACCTAAGTGTGTGTTCAGGTAAAGGAGCTCACATTTCATTTTATCAAGCATCTGTCAGTAACACGATTTATAGATGTTTGTACTTGAAGGACATGACACGATCAAATCTCACTCACTATCACGAAACACACATAGCAAGGCTGCAACTCAGGGTGAGGCTCagggattgtgtgtgtgttactatCTAGACTGGCTCCATTGAGAGTGTTGTTAGGAACAATGACAGTCttaaataaacacacactcaaAGTCACAGTGCATTTTACCATCAGTGAGCCGCTAAACAGTCATCAGGATAATGTGGAGTCACTACTGAAAGAAGAATCTCAAGGTCTTCGTGTGTGCGAGCGTGTTTTTGTCTGCCAGTGGTGTTTATGTTCCCTTGCCGTTGTTTTCATTAGAGCAATTTCCATCCTGAGAGATGGCTCTGTGTGTAGGATGAAGAATTTTACCAGGTCAAAGTTTTCACAGTTCTCAAGAAACTGTCCAAATGAGGTGGTAAACCACCTCAGCGCTTCCAAATATGCTTGTGGAAACACAATCAAGGATTTTACATCTTGACATCTGTCTTTCTTGCTTTCTTTTTTGCTCTTTCCATTTTAACACTGTGTATCTTAGTACTGGTTGTGGGACTATGTTTTATTGCATTAGTGTTCATTTAAAGCCTTCCCTCGCACAACTGTTTGTGTTTCTGGAGTAGTAGATGTTTTTAGTCACAATTATATGgattgagacacacacacacacacacacacacacacacacacacacacacacacacacacacacacacacacacacacacttaaggCCCTGATATTTTCTTCACATTCAGCAAAATAACCCTAAAATAATGAccttgcaaaaaaataaaaaataaataaataaaaaaacaatatgaatTGTCAAGGCACATTCTTGTCATACTAGGTTTATCTTCTATTTTAGACTCAATAAATGGGAAGTTCACCATTTGCTCCAGTTACTGGGGGTTTGAACAGATGTATTATTGCTTGTAAAGTGCTTCAAGCTTGgtaaaagtgctatataaattaaACTTGACTCAATTGCATCATCATCAACAGCTGGtttctttaaaattttaaaatggcaGCAGATTTACCTGAGATATacattttactgtaaagttCAATTAATTTCAGTCTTCAGTCTGCTGAATAAAGGAATAAGCCATGAAATGTTGTGCATTACAGTGCTTTACCACAGTTACGAAGTGGTATtgttaagtacaatgtaaagcAGTGTCTTATTGCCTTTTTAAAAGGGCAGCAGTATGACaatatattaatgtttaataaatttaaatgtattaataatgataatctTTATAAAAAGTTTTCTTACACAGTAATATAGttcattttatttgatcaaaatacagtaaaaacagtaatattgtcacattttactacaatttaaataactgttttctattttaatatacactgctcaaaaaaattaaaagaacactttgaaaacacatcagatctcaatggggaaaaatatcatgctggttatctatactgatatggactgagtaatgtgttaggaacgaaaggatgccacatcatttgatggaaataaaaattatcaacctatacagaggactgaattcaaagacaccctgaaaatcaaagtgaaaaaatgatgcagcaggctagtccattttgctgaaatttcattgcagcaactcaaaatggtactcagtagtttgtatggcctccatgtgcatgtatgcatgcctgacaacgtcggggcatgctcctaatgagatgacggatggtgtcctggggtatttcctctcagatctggaccagggcatcactgagctcctggacagtctgaggtgcaacctggcAGTGTCGGATGGACCAAAACattctattggatttaggtAAGGCGCGCGTGGGgccattcaatggtatcaattccttcatcctccaggaaccGCCTACATGCTCTCGCCACATGAGGCCGGGCATTGtcgtgcaccaggaggaacccaggacccactgTACCAGTGTAAGTtctgacaatgggtccaaggatttcatcccaatacctaatggcagtcagggtgccattgtctagactgtagaggtctgtgcgtccctccatggatatgcctccccagaccatcaccgacccaccaccaaaccggtcaatgctgaacgatgttacaggcagcataatgttctccacggcttctccagaccctttcacatctgtcacatgtgctcagggtgaacctgctctcatctgtgaaaagaACAGGGCACCAATGGCAgacctgccaattctggtgttcaatggcaGAAGCCAATCGAGCTCCACGGTGCCaggcagtgagcacagggcccactagaggatgtcgggccctcaggccaccctcatgaagtctgtttctgattgtttggtcagagacattcacactAGTGGCTTGCTGGAGatcattttgtagggctctggcagtgttcatcctgttcctccttgcacaaaggagcagataccggtcctgctgatgggttaaggaccctgtccagctctcctagagtaactgcctgtctcctggaatctcctccatgctcttgagactgtgctgagagacacagcaaaccttctggcaatggcacgtattgatgtgccatcccGGAAGTgttggactgcctgtgcaacctctgtagggtccaggtatcgcctcatgctaccagtagtgacagtgaccctagccaaatgcaaaactagtgaaaaacagtcagaaaagatgagtaggggaaaaaagtcagtggcctccacctgtaaaaccattcctgttttggaggttgtctcattgttgcccatctagtgcacctgttgttcatttcattaacaccaaagcagctgaaactgattaacagTTAAcaattaaatgtctttactctcatttttgatcaatgtaatgcattcttactgaaaaaagtatttttttaaaaaaaataaataaataaatcttactaaccctaaacttttgaacagtagtgtactaGGAGAATGTGTTAATCACTTTTTTTACATGGCTTCGAACTTTCCAGGTAAATTAGGATCATTATAGAGAGCTCAGCGCTGTTTTCCTAGCACAATTAGCatcactattaaaaaaaaaattttgtacattttctacTGATAATGGCAGCAGTAATTCATCAAATGATGGAGAAGAACacttttttgttatatttttggcttttttatatGGCTTTATTGGATAGGACATTGTAGAGATCAGACAGGAAAGCACAGGGTGGAGGAATGGGATCGGCAAAGGACCCTGAGACAGGAATCAAACTCGGGTTGCTGGAGGCGCAGTTGCACTATGGGCTGCCCATTAGGCTATCGTTTCTGACAAGAGAAGAGCACTTTAAAAGACACCCAGACTGTGGTGTGGTCAAACACACTTTCTGCATTTGAAAGAGACAATTAAGGTGTTTTGATAAAGTATGACAGATTGTAGTAGTCTGCCCTATCCTCCACAACCTAGCATTTAGAAGCGGCCTGTAAGATGGGGAATTACAGCCTACAAATTGTGCTCATCATCAATTTTGTGGGTGCATTCATGCTGTTACCTAATTTGCATAATTCCTTTACTGAATTGTGCACTGAAAGAACTCAAATAAGCTGTTTTTATTAGCCGCAATTCTTGTTTTGTGAGTTTCTTGCTTCGAATTTAGTATGTCACTTAACCTCTGGTTCTCGGATGTTAATAAGAGTCTAAACTGTGTGCACTGATCAGGAAGAATCAGGAAGGAAGTAGTGATCATTTGGAACACATAGTTCTGGCCTTAACAAAACACGTAGGCTACTATCTGGTGGGGGAAGTTTAGGAATTAAACAGAACAATAGTTACCTGGAGTGAAATATTTCAGACTCTTTATGTCAACAGTCACACTTTCAGTCATCCTGAAAGCGCATCCACCATTTGGTGCTTAAATCATGATCTGTGTgaacaaaaataatcaataaaacatataatCACAATAATCATCATATGACTCATCATTGCATATTTACTTGTCAAATCATCTCGACCAATCAAACAAAGAACAAGAGCTTCCAGTTTCGCTGTCTGCTCAGTTCTGGAGTTATTCATTAGCCTGAGCTCATGTTTACGTAGAGGCCCGGGCCCTAGCCAACAATGTGCTAGTGTGTGTGGTTTGTTTGAGTACATCTCTAGGGTTATGagcttgtgtgtgtatgtgtgtatttgagCTTGGAGGACAGATCTAAAgttattagtgtgtgtgtgtcatacaCTTTGAGCTGTCACATTCTCCTCGCCCTTTCTCTCCCTCCACTCAAGTCCGGTCTTCACTAAAACGTCTCTGGGATGTGGCTCTACATTGCCCCCTGTTGACCTGGAGGTAAAACAACTGCATCTGTATTcaacataaaaacacacacatgcacataagAGTGTGTTTGCAAGAGACAGAAGGATAAAAATGGTTGAATGAGGATATATAGTAGTAACTTATCTTCTgctcttttatatatatattattatccTACACACATATTTTTTCCTACACACTTTATCCTACACATCCTACATATTTTATCCTACAAATCACATATTTTATCCTACACACATATACTTTTGAGTCCATTATATTTAGATTAGCTAGAGAAGGTTGGTTGCATACAAACAGGTGTTCGGCTAGAACACAAGTCAGCAAAATTATTCCAATACTGACTGAGAGGCATCTAATAccaatttactaaaaaaaaaaaaaaaaaaaaactttttatgtgaGTGAATATGTAAAATCTTAATATTATGCATGTTTTGTCCATATATAATGCAGTGTATTGTATTTGAATATGAAATGCTATGAACATGGGCttgctcccagaatgcattgctgCTGTTACAGCACAGTGATTGGGTCAGATTTTCTGCTCCAGTTCTCCACTCCACCCCCCCTCAACCCCCCCTCCCCTGCCTCgagctcagtgtgtgtgtgtgtgttggagtTTTAGAGTTACATAAGCAATTTGGGATTCAAAGCTACTCCTTTATATggcaatacacacatacatctaaactaccgttcaaaagtttgatatcagtaagaaattaattattttattcagcaaggatgcattagatcgatcaaaagtgaccataaagatgtttacattgttaatgttaacaaatttctatttcaaataaatgctgttctttttaattgttctattaatcaaaaattctgaaaaaatcatggtttccacaaaaatattaagcagcactactttctcaacattgataataattagaaatgtttcgtgagcaccaaatcagcatattaggatgatttctgaaaattcagctttgccatcacaggaataaattacattttaatatataatatgaattattgaatatatatatacatatatacagcgTGCTTATACATAGCCATGTGATATTGATATTGTGATATTGCgtatatacaacagttcgacagcacaagtgtgtaaataaataagaaaattataaaaaccctcttttgtgaggaactacttccttccgccacggattcaaatccaaagttgacagtttaacagttgagcccaagcctccattactaattctaaaatgtcactttagaactaataacgaaggaacgttgagtcgcttcattgaaactcactgtaatatgtagagtattatgagagagagatcgcCTGCGTGAGTGTATTAGCTGCATCTAGCTGATATTCTTCAGGTAAATCTTatattcataatcacaaaatcagtttgaatgtctgctgaggaaagcgatatctttgtctttgtccttttaacatttaagacattCCCTTGACAGTGCcagtcaatgcatttgtcagctgtGTCCTGTAAgatgtttaaagtaaaaacaacatccttgtttcagtccatttcaatataaaactcactgactcactcataaagacagtcttttcTGCCATCTCATgttgtattaatgtaactttcgaAAGTATGGAACTTTCGAAGTCAAAATCACTAATGGactctttctcaataccaaaaaataaggtatgttatttatataaaatattacttattgaacaatatttaaattagcaacaatagccattaaaacagtataagaagtaaaatagtaaataaacacaagcaaacagttcagtTAAAATGTAGAAAAGCAGTACTCTAGTTAGTAAAGGAGAACTATATTCTCacctaaaaaactcttaaagggctagttcacccaaaaaatgaaaattatgtcattaactactcaccctcatgtcgtttcacaccagtaagaccttggttcatctttggaacacaaatgaagatatttttgatgaaatccgatggctcagtgaggcctccattgccagcaagattattaacactttcagatggcCAGGAAGGTGCTAAAAAcgaatttaaaacagttcatgtgactacagtggttcaaccttattataaagcgacgagaatactttttgtgggtGAGTAATAAgcgacataattttcatttttgggttaactaaccctttaaaaatacaTTCTGTTACAAAATACCAGTAGTATCTAAAAAAATATGGTGGGTTTGCTCATCCGCCATGACACTCGCTGTGAGAATGCTGACAGCAGAGTGATTCAAACAGTGAAACCGTTCCCGTGGCAATATTGGTAGAATATTctctcaatattttttttcatcacaGATCTCAAATTAATGTCTGtgcaatgtttaaaatacataatataaagtgcagataaaacaatataaacaatacaatatgcaaaaaaaaaaaaaaaaaaaaaaaactgaaagcaGCGTTTctgaaaacaaatataaatttgAAGCAGTAGcgcattttaaataattttagtataaatgtattaaaataaaaactaaaacacaaAGTAAGGTATTACTCATTTTTTGTAATTATGTTACTGAGAAGTCATTGTTCATATAAATAACTCATTACTCGCTTTATATATAGGAACAAATTCATTGTGATTAATTTAAAAAGCTAAAATTAATGTAACATTTCTTTGTTGCACACAGTTTGATTTCAATAATGAAATTAGTTTAATCAATTAGTTGCTGCAGCCCTATAGTGACCAGTAAACTCTTGTTGTTACCTACTCTCTACACTTTGCAGCTCTGTCCTGGGCCCTAGCCTCTATGATGGAGCTCTGTCGTGGGGCCTAGCCTCCACAGTAGAGCTCTGTCATAGGGCCTAGCCTCAATGATACAGCTTCATCTGAATGTTTAATCTTACTGATGCATGGGTCTCAGTATTCAGTCTTCCTTTCAActgaactctctctctctgtattgGAGCAGGAGCCAAAAGTGCTATTCATCCGCTcctttaattttgaagtttgtGATGGGGATTTTGAAAGCTATATGTACACACACTGACACTTTATGCATTGACAGTTTACAAGCCACTCCAGGATCGTATTTACTATCAATCAGCAGGTTTCACACAGTAAGTGAATTTCAAGCCCCCTGTACAGATGAGACAGCTCACAGACGCAAACACACTGCAGCGTATTGTTTAACGCTGAAACAGCGTGCTGCTGTCTGCTTGACTCAGTGGAGACGGGACAGACAGTGTCTATTGTTCTCTTACACACTGAAAGGAAAGACTTTCCATGTTTCCATtgtcatatgtgtgtgtgtgtgaacattcAACTCACATGTTGGCTTCACATGATTACTGTTCTCCTTCTGTCTGGAGAAtaactgtatgtgtgtgtgcaagtgtgtcATTACACAGATGGTTGTTGAGCTCAGGAACGCTAAAGCAGCCAACAGGGAGATtggagtgagagagagagagcgagagttTCGCTCGGCTCCTTATTCGGAATGGGTCACGTGACCACCCGGTTGCCTTGGTAACTGCGGTTCTGAATTGCAGGTAGTATGGCTCAGAGATGCTGTCCTCTAAAACCCCCTCCATATATCCTGATAACTATCAGCGCTGGAGTCTGATTACTGATTAATGATCTAGTTTTGATGCTTGATATGATAGAATCTTGACAGACTGTCTCAGAAATGTGAGTTTAGCCTGCTGAGCTTTTATTAGCTCTCTGTATCAAGACTGAAGCGCATGTACTAAAATAAACCCAGAGCAGAACATACAAGGTATGTTCGTTCTATTTTTCTGCTTTCTCTCATTATGACACCTTGCAGAGAGACCTATTTGCAGATGATTTTTTTAGTACCTACTAAAAGCACGAATTACATTTTTCTTCCTAGTATGTCATTCTGATTATGCAAGATGTAGCGTTTGACATGCTACACTTGAACTTCCACCAATAATCCCAGAGAGAAAATGTGGTTGCTCTTTCACAGTTCGGGAAGCAATAGTCACCTTTTTTTAACGTTTTACgttatgggtttttttttttttttttttttttacatctttgtctttcatgttttttctaaaataaagatagtatattatagtatttcaTATAGTACAGTAAAATTTGTAGTATAGTATAACGTACAACTCAAGGTTTTCAAACAGGGGTCCGCAAGGGAGTGCTACGGGGTCTGTGGAAAAGTAAGAGAAAAACTGTGAAAAAtgccaaaacaaataaataataaacaaagattaaattaaatgaataaataatacatagattataataagtaaataaaaatgagattaaataaataaataacattagattaaaataaatagtaaCTAAATAAATTAAGTACAGTACTATAAGCAGAAAaacaatgtaataatataaactatttcatattattaaatatgattattaatattttgcaaataatattttagacatatgaataatattatttttttcacagtataaattgaGACTTCATACAAGAAACTATATAGATACTTTTCAAATTTTAGGATTTTAAAGAATTGGATGAATattcttaatgaaaaaaaaaacattctttagTAAGTCTTCTTGCAGACTTTGGAACATATTAGCAAATCTGAACGCAGTCTGAGACTTTGTTGAGATCTGAAAGTTTAGAGGAGATGTGAGAGTTTACTAGTGTCCATTTCTTGAAAAAAATTTTTATCCCACTTTTGTTTAAGACAAACAACAGGGATAGCCAAAAGATTTCATTGGATTATATGAAATTTAGGccttgtttacacctggtattaagaagTGTTTTCGTCAATCCAACCACAAGTGGGCAATGCTAAATCCAGGTGTAAACATGATCTAAAATGCTTTGAGCTTGTctactttcgaccacttccagaggtggTAGAAAATgcattcgaccggattgctttcgtagtgtagacGCTCATGTGATCGAATGTGTTCAAATAGCGCAAAAGACCGCCTACTCTCTGCCTACTGACCCAACGCAGTATGGAAAGCGCGCTAGACAGAAAGGATTtcaactttgtcggctgaagacctaagtttggtttgaagacaaaaaatgtaccaagcacaatgttctctcgcCATTCCTgctttctaacacacactcacagcggTGTGGTTTTCCGGCTAGCAGAAACAACAGCTGTATGTATTTCCAGTGTATCATTTTgccattcatatgtaaattgtgcaAGCTTATTTCATCCATTGGAttaaaagatctgaaaaaacccatacatttacccacacATAGACCCTCCcgttgaagaaatcaggacagaagtggtcgaaagtgaacaaaagagacggattaaaacacTAGGTGTAAACGgaatgtctccctcatctacttgtgatctgatctgccAAAATggatcttaataccaggtgttaTACCAGGGCCTTAGTGTTAATAATTCAACTTGATGAAGATAAAAGCACATGAATGGATCATTCTGCAGTTTAAAGACCTCATTTTGGATCGCACAAGTTACTCTGCTCATTGCAGCCAGTGCTGATTGTTCTGTTTCTCTCTTTTATAGGTCAGAGGTAAAATGGGAGGGAAGCTGAGCAAAAAGAAGAAGGGATACAATGTGAACGACGAGAAGGCAAAAGAAAAGGACGCAAAGACGGAGGGAGCGTCGGCGGAGGAGAGTGAAGCTCCTAAGGAGAACAAGGAGGATGCTCCTGCCGCCACTGAGACAACCAATGACACGGCGGCAGCCGCCAAAGAAGCCGCACCAGGCGCCGATAGCAATTCCACCGCGGCCAAGGAGGAAGAGAAAAGCGCTGCCCCTGCAAAGAAGGAGGAGCCTGCGGCGAACGCTAATGCTAATGCTCCTAAAGCCTCTGACGGCAAGGCCAGCGAGGCTGCTAAAGCAGAACCCGCCAAGAGTCCAGATGCCCCTCCTGCCAAAGCGGAAGAAAAATCCACCCCTTCTGCAGCTCCGGCGAATGAGAAAGAGGCTGCAAAAGAGCCCGCCCCCGCCGCTAAAGATCCCGCCCCTCCTGTAGCCACAGCGACGGAGAGCAAGCCCGACGCTGAGTCTAAAAAGACTGAGGCTCCGCCCGCAAAGGAATCTGCCCCCGCAGAGCCGGTCACCACGGAGACCAGCCCCGCCCCCAATAAGGAGCAAGCAGTCGCTGTGCAGGATTAACAGAAGGAACAGTGAACGACAAGATTAATGACAAATGAAAAACAAGATCAAATCTAAATAATAAAACTAGCCCGCccattttaaattatatcagTAATTATAATATGAATAATGATAATAGTAACAATAACAGTAATGATTTTAACAGGCTGGACTTTGATCATTGCGTTGGTGATGGACATGATCATGGTGAATAAGACTGGCAGTTACGATGATATTATCTTTAATATCCAATTGAACTTTCATACAAACCACCAGCCCCCAacttcctctctctttctctttctttctacCTCCATTCAATGAGGGGTGGAATAAAACATGGAATCTATTCATTGCCACCCTCCAATTCTCACTTCCCTCCATTTGAGTGTGATGTGATGGCAGTGGGAGgggttattatatatatatatatgtgtgtgtgtatgtgtgtgtgtgtgtgtgtgtgtgtgtgagcgtgaGTGGTAGTAGTAGTCCAGCCTCCCTGATGCATACTTCATATTTCCTGTT from Megalobrama amblycephala isolate DHTTF-2021 linkage group LG17, ASM1881202v1, whole genome shotgun sequence includes these protein-coding regions:
- the basp1 gene encoding brain acid soluble protein 1 homolog, coding for MGGKLSKKKKGYNVNDEKAKEKDAKTEGASAEESEAPKENKEDAPAATETTNDTAAAAKEAAPGADSNSTAAKEEEKSAAPAKKEEPAANANANAPKASDGKASEAAKAEPAKSPDAPPAKAEEKSTPSAAPANEKEAAKEPAPAAKDPAPPVATATESKPDAESKKTEAPPAKESAPAEPVTTETSPAPNKEQAVAVQD